A genome region from Flavobacterium sp. CFS9 includes the following:
- a CDS encoding DUF6155 family protein — MSKRDLKKYLAELDKEQLEEQIVELYEKFSPVKVYYDFVFNPKEDKLLQECKVKISHEYFPIKKPGTRKRPKAKLRRSVAQKYIKHFILLGVDPFVIADIMLYNIEIAQTYSSQNPVKQELFCKSIFNSFEQAVNFSISNGILPHFKERIISIQQETLQQKWINRYDFEAILEKID, encoded by the coding sequence ATGAGTAAACGCGATTTAAAAAAATACCTTGCCGAATTAGATAAGGAACAGCTCGAAGAGCAGATTGTCGAATTGTATGAAAAGTTTAGCCCTGTAAAAGTGTACTACGATTTTGTCTTTAACCCTAAAGAAGATAAGTTATTACAGGAATGTAAAGTGAAGATTTCACACGAATATTTTCCGATCAAAAAACCAGGAACCAGGAAACGTCCGAAAGCAAAATTGCGACGTTCAGTAGCGCAGAAATATATCAAACATTTTATTCTGTTAGGAGTTGATCCTTTTGTGATTGCTGATATCATGCTTTACAATATAGAAATTGCACAAACTTATTCCTCGCAAAATCCGGTGAAACAGGAATTATTCTGCAAAAGTATCTTCAATTCATTCGAACAAGCAGTGAATTTTTCGATTTCTAATGGAATTTTACCTCATTTTAAAGAAAGAATCATCAGTATCCAACAAGAAACTCTTCAACAAAAATGGATAAATAGGTACGATTTTGAGGCAATTTTAGAGAAAATCGACTAA
- a CDS encoding DEAD/DEAH box helicase yields MSQNTLEIEREEKKELYAYQKGDIDAIFDRLDNAPPKHHLLYQLPTGGGKTVIFSEIVRRYLANNDKKVVVLTHRIELCKQTSKMLKGFGVSNKIINSKVKELPDQNDFSCFVAMVETLKNRINDEKLHLDNIGLVIIDEAHYNSFRKLLNSFKNAFILGVTATPLSSNIKLPMNQSYHELIVGDTISSLIDKGFLARATTYSYDVGLTSLKVGINGDYTVKSSDDLYSNSMMQEKLLHAYTERSLGKKTLIFNNGIHTSLYVYETFREAGYDIRHLDNTSSSEERKDILQWFKKTPDAILTSVGILTTGFDEPTVETIILNRATKSLTLYYQMIGRGSRKLPGKDEFTVIDLGNNAARFGLWSEPVNWQHIFKSPEFYLENLRDDTEIEMYFKYSMPPELRAKFSKTADVTFDVDEEHKLIIKQNLRSKVVLDKSLEQHASMCVDNTETLQEAKALGKELDDDIECRIKRFAKCLSQCSKNYREWLLDDYKKNLTLLIGKKYREKIMNEPDE; encoded by the coding sequence ATGTCTCAAAACACTTTAGAAATAGAAAGAGAAGAGAAAAAAGAACTTTATGCATATCAAAAAGGCGATATTGATGCCATTTTTGATCGTTTAGATAACGCTCCTCCGAAACATCATTTATTATATCAATTACCTACAGGTGGTGGAAAAACAGTAATTTTTTCCGAAATCGTTCGTCGTTATTTAGCTAATAATGATAAAAAAGTGGTGGTCTTGACACACCGTATCGAACTTTGTAAGCAAACCTCAAAAATGCTAAAAGGGTTTGGTGTTTCTAATAAAATCATTAACAGTAAAGTAAAAGAACTACCGGATCAAAACGATTTCTCTTGTTTTGTAGCCATGGTCGAGACTTTGAAAAACCGTATCAATGACGAAAAGTTACATTTAGACAACATTGGTTTGGTTATTATTGATGAGGCGCATTACAACTCCTTCCGAAAATTACTAAACTCATTCAAAAATGCTTTTATTCTTGGAGTAACAGCAACTCCTTTGAGTTCGAATATAAAATTACCAATGAATCAGAGTTACCACGAACTAATCGTGGGAGATACTATCAGTTCATTGATTGACAAGGGATTTTTGGCACGCGCAACTACGTATAGTTATGATGTGGGATTAACTTCGCTTAAAGTGGGGATTAATGGAGATTATACTGTAAAATCATCAGATGATTTATACTCTAATAGTATGATGCAGGAAAAATTACTTCATGCCTATACGGAGCGTTCATTAGGAAAAAAGACTTTGATTTTTAATAATGGTATTCATACTTCACTTTATGTTTATGAAACGTTTAGAGAAGCAGGATACGATATCAGACATCTTGATAATACCAGCAGTTCAGAAGAGCGTAAGGATATTTTACAATGGTTCAAAAAAACACCTGATGCCATTCTGACTTCTGTGGGAATCTTAACCACAGGTTTTGATGAACCTACGGTTGAAACGATTATTTTGAACAGAGCGACTAAGTCATTAACACTTTATTATCAGATGATTGGTCGTGGATCCCGTAAATTACCAGGGAAAGATGAGTTTACAGTAATTGATCTTGGAAACAATGCAGCACGTTTTGGTTTATGGAGTGAGCCGGTAAACTGGCAGCACATCTTTAAATCGCCTGAATTTTATTTGGAAAATCTGCGTGATGATACTGAGATTGAAATGTACTTTAAATACAGTATGCCACCGGAATTACGTGCTAAATTTAGTAAAACAGCCGATGTAACTTTTGATGTTGATGAAGAACATAAATTGATTATCAAACAAAATTTACGTTCAAAAGTAGTTCTGGATAAATCATTAGAGCAGCATGCATCAATGTGTGTAGACAATACAGAAACCTTACAGGAAGCAAAAGCATTAGGAAAAGAACTTGATGATGATATAGAATGCCGCATCAAACGTTTTGCAAAATGTTTGAGTCAGTGTAGTAAAAACTACCGCGAATGGCTTCTTGACGATTATAAAAAGAATCTGACATTGTTAATCGGTAAAAAGTATCGTGAAAAAATCATGAACGAGCCGGACGAATAG
- a CDS encoding DEAD/DEAH box helicase, producing the protein MSKPFSSLGISAPILKALGELNIVEPTEIQQKTIPLLLAETQDVVGLAKTGTGKTAAFGLPLLQLVDTESPVVQAVILVPTRELGQQIFRNLEDFGKHIPNISIASTCGGIPIKPQIERLTQPTHIVVATPGRLIDLIQRKAIDLKQTSYLVLDEADEMVSILKESLDEIVAELPKKHRTLLFSATLPGTIKQLIQNYLNKNVVQVSANMETAGNQGIDHEYIVVDPIEKLDVLMHFLNSKEGERGIIFCKTKAAVNKLAKNLAINRFSSGALHGSLTQGIRDRIMEQFREGHINILVATDLAARGIDVKEISYVVNYHLPDTYENYVHRSGRTARAGAKGLSLTVLQEEEVVEIPEFEAELGIKFTKFQKPSAVSLEENNMLLWAKQIFKTKPNHEMSADLKTKVKTVFHHLTKDELIEKLMANYVLQNKVEVTEKPVKKFKK; encoded by the coding sequence ATGTCTAAACCATTCTCATCATTAGGTATTTCAGCACCAATTTTAAAAGCATTAGGCGAATTGAATATTGTTGAACCAACAGAAATTCAACAAAAAACAATTCCGTTACTTCTGGCTGAGACTCAGGATGTAGTTGGTTTAGCCAAAACAGGAACCGGTAAAACTGCGGCTTTCGGATTGCCTTTATTGCAATTAGTGGATACTGAGTCTCCTGTTGTTCAGGCTGTCATTTTAGTTCCAACAAGAGAACTTGGACAGCAAATCTTTAGAAATTTAGAGGATTTCGGAAAACATATTCCGAATATTTCGATTGCTTCGACTTGCGGAGGAATTCCAATAAAACCGCAAATTGAACGATTAACACAGCCTACACATATAGTGGTAGCAACGCCGGGACGTTTAATTGATTTAATTCAGCGCAAAGCGATTGATTTAAAACAAACCTCTTATTTAGTACTGGATGAAGCTGATGAAATGGTTTCAATTCTTAAAGAAAGTTTAGATGAAATTGTAGCTGAACTTCCTAAAAAACACCGCACTTTATTGTTCTCTGCTACTTTGCCGGGAACCATCAAACAGCTGATTCAGAATTATTTGAATAAAAATGTAGTTCAGGTTAGTGCAAACATGGAAACTGCAGGTAATCAAGGAATTGATCACGAATATATTGTAGTAGATCCAATTGAAAAACTAGATGTTTTAATGCATTTCCTGAATTCAAAAGAGGGCGAGCGCGGTATTATTTTTTGTAAAACCAAGGCAGCAGTCAATAAATTGGCCAAAAACCTGGCGATCAATCGTTTTTCTTCGGGTGCACTTCACGGTAGTTTGACACAAGGAATACGTGACAGAATTATGGAACAATTTCGTGAAGGTCATATCAATATATTAGTAGCGACAGATTTGGCAGCCAGAGGAATTGACGTAAAAGAAATTTCTTATGTGGTAAATTATCATTTGCCGGATACTTATGAAAACTACGTTCATCGAAGTGGAAGAACCGCAAGAGCAGGAGCAAAGGGACTTTCATTAACCGTTTTGCAGGAGGAAGAAGTCGTAGAAATTCCGGAATTTGAAGCAGAATTAGGAATTAAATTTACTAAATTCCAAAAACCGTCGGCTGTAAGTCTTGAAGAAAATAATATGCTTTTATGGGCGAAACAAATTTTCAAAACAAAGCCCAATCATGAGATGTCAGCCGATCTGAAAACGAAGGTAAAGACTGTTTTCCATCATCTGACTAAGGATGAATTAATTGAAAAATTAATGGCCAATTACGTTTTACAGAACAAAGTTGAAGTGACTGAAAAACCTGTTAAAAAATTCAAAAAGTAA
- a CDS encoding NAD(P)/FAD-dependent oxidoreductase: MKIVIIGGGFAGINLAKELVNHPQIQVTLVDKNNYNFFPPLIYQVATAFLEPSSISYPFRKFFAGKKNLQFRLGELLSVVPSENKIILNNGELTYDHLVFATGAETSYFGMENVMKNAIPMKTLNDAIEMRNALLKNLEKAAITKDIRKRRKLLTIVVAGGGPTGVEVSGMFAEMRKSILLKEYPELETSASNIYLVDGGDALLSPMSTASQEDTLEALTKLGVVVKLQTRVVDYVDDTVHFANGETIKTKNLIWAAGVSAKTFEGIPTESYGRGKRMATDQYNKVNGLTNVYAIGDTAILEGDKNFPDGHPQVAQVAIQQGLNLAKNFKAMVHNKPLKAFMYHDKGSMAIIGKKKAVVDLPSPKWHFKGFFAWFIWLFVHLMSLITYRNRLNTFWNWMIAYFAKDQSLRMIIRPDKR, encoded by the coding sequence ATGAAGATAGTCATCATAGGAGGTGGTTTTGCAGGAATCAATCTTGCAAAAGAACTTGTTAACCATCCTCAGATACAGGTAACCCTTGTAGACAAGAACAATTATAACTTTTTTCCACCACTTATATATCAGGTTGCAACCGCTTTTTTAGAGCCCTCAAGTATCAGTTATCCGTTTAGAAAATTCTTTGCAGGCAAAAAGAATCTTCAGTTTCGTTTAGGAGAACTGCTTTCTGTGGTTCCGTCCGAAAATAAAATTATCCTGAACAATGGAGAATTAACATACGATCATTTGGTTTTTGCAACCGGTGCCGAAACGAGTTATTTTGGAATGGAAAACGTGATGAAAAATGCCATTCCGATGAAAACGCTAAACGATGCCATCGAAATGCGTAATGCATTGCTTAAGAACCTTGAAAAGGCAGCAATTACCAAAGATATTCGCAAAAGACGCAAACTGCTAACGATTGTTGTAGCAGGGGGAGGCCCTACAGGGGTAGAAGTATCTGGAATGTTTGCTGAAATGCGTAAAAGTATTCTATTGAAAGAATATCCGGAACTGGAAACGTCTGCCAGTAATATTTATTTAGTCGATGGGGGGGATGCGCTCCTCTCGCCTATGAGTACAGCTTCGCAGGAAGATACCCTTGAGGCACTTACCAAACTTGGTGTTGTTGTAAAACTTCAAACACGTGTTGTGGATTATGTTGACGATACCGTTCATTTTGCAAATGGTGAAACGATTAAAACCAAAAACCTGATCTGGGCGGCCGGAGTTTCTGCCAAAACTTTTGAAGGAATCCCAACAGAAAGTTATGGACGTGGAAAACGTATGGCAACAGATCAATACAATAAAGTAAACGGTTTGACAAATGTTTATGCTATTGGAGATACCGCAATTTTGGAAGGTGATAAAAATTTCCCTGACGGACATCCGCAAGTAGCTCAGGTAGCGATTCAGCAAGGACTCAATCTGGCAAAGAACTTTAAAGCAATGGTACATAACAAACCTTTAAAAGCGTTTATGTATCACGATAAAGGTTCTATGGCCATTATTGGTAAAAAGAAAGCCGTAGTAGATTTACCAAGTCCAAAGTGGCATTTTAAAGGCTTTTTTGCCTGGTTCATTTGGTTATTTGTGCACTTAATGTCTTTGATTACCTACAGAAACCGATTGAACACTTTTTGGAACTGGATGATTGCTTATTTCGCAAAAGATCAGTCTCTAAGAATGATTATCAGACCGGATAAGAGATAA
- a CDS encoding multidrug effflux MFS transporter translates to MTTKKYITLILILGSLTALGPFSIDMYLPGFSDIAKDLHTTVAKVSMSLSSYFIGISAGQLLYGPLLDRFGRKKPLFVGLMVYILASLGCIYVTNIDSFILLRFVQAIGSCAATVASVAMVRDLFPVKDIPKVFSLLMLVVGLSPMLAPTIGGYVTEDYGWHTVFFILMCMGIAILIASQVGLPNTYKPDTSISLKPKPIITNFISVFKEPQFYTYAFTGAIAFSGLFSYVAASPIIFMDIYHVDAKTYGWIFAFMSLSFIGSSQLNSVLLKKYSSEQMIFGALISQSVISIIFLILALNDLLGLYQTIGMLFLFLACLGISNPNTAGLTLAPFAKNTGSASALMGAIQLGIGALASFAVGVFVKDSVAPMVAIMATTTITAFVFLNISKRSIRQKVELSAEDDILVSH, encoded by the coding sequence ATGACAACAAAAAAATACATTACCCTTATTCTTATTTTAGGTTCTTTAACAGCTCTCGGCCCTTTTTCCATAGACATGTATCTGCCTGGTTTCTCAGATATAGCAAAGGATTTGCATACTACAGTAGCAAAAGTGTCTATGAGTTTATCCAGTTATTTTATCGGGATTTCAGCAGGACAATTATTATATGGACCGTTATTGGATCGTTTTGGCCGAAAAAAACCTTTATTTGTAGGTCTGATGGTTTATATTCTGGCTTCTTTGGGATGTATTTATGTCACTAATATTGATTCGTTTATCCTTTTACGATTTGTTCAGGCCATTGGTAGTTGCGCTGCTACAGTAGCTTCTGTAGCAATGGTTCGTGATTTGTTTCCTGTAAAAGATATTCCAAAAGTATTCTCGTTATTGATGCTTGTTGTTGGGCTTTCGCCGATGCTGGCACCAACCATTGGAGGTTATGTTACAGAAGATTATGGATGGCATACCGTATTTTTTATCCTGATGTGTATGGGAATTGCTATATTGATTGCGTCACAGGTTGGTTTGCCAAATACTTATAAACCTGATACTTCGATATCATTAAAGCCAAAACCGATTATTACTAATTTTATCAGCGTTTTTAAAGAACCTCAGTTTTATACCTACGCATTTACAGGAGCGATCGCTTTCTCGGGCTTATTTTCGTACGTTGCGGCCTCACCTATCATTTTTATGGATATTTACCACGTTGATGCTAAGACTTACGGTTGGATTTTCGCTTTTATGTCGTTAAGTTTTATTGGTTCAAGTCAGTTAAACTCAGTATTATTAAAAAAATATTCTAGTGAACAGATGATTTTTGGAGCATTAATTTCGCAGTCTGTTATTAGTATTATTTTTCTAATCTTAGCTTTAAATGATCTTTTGGGATTGTATCAAACTATCGGAATGTTATTCTTATTTCTGGCTTGTCTGGGAATTTCGAATCCTAATACTGCGGGACTTACTCTGGCTCCATTTGCTAAAAATACAGGAAGTGCTTCAGCATTAATGGGAGCTATCCAACTTGGTATTGGAGCTTTGGCTTCTTTTGCTGTTGGAGTATTCGTTAAAGATTCTGTAGCGCCAATGGTGGCTATTATGGCTACCACTACTATTACGGCTTTTGTCTTTTTAAATATCAGTAAACGTTCTATCAGACAAAAGGTAGAATTGTCTGCGGAAGATGATATCTTAGTAAGTCACTAA